TTGACCTCATTAAGGAGCTTGATACGATTGAAAACCTTGAAAGGATCAGAATCTCCTCCATTGAACCTAATCTTCTGTCAAATGTCATCATAGAATTTGTGGCAAATTCCCGCAGATTTGTTCCTCATTTTCACATTCCCCTTCAATCAGGATCGAATAAGATACTGGGACTGATGAGAAGGAGGTACACAAAAGAGCTGTATTCCCAGCGTGTCAAGATGATCAAAACGTTAATGCCCGGTTCCTGCATTGGTGCAGACGTGATGGTGGGCTTTCCAGGTGAAACCTGGAACGACTTTCTGAATTCCTTCCGGTTCCTCAAGAACTTGGATGTCTCCTATTTGCACGTATTTACTTACTCGGAACGAGACATGACGGATGCCATTGAACTCTCCGGATCGGTCCCTCAGAGAGAAAGGATCAGGAGAAGCAGAAGGCTCCGTCTGCTGTCCAAGGAAAAGAGGACGATCTTTTACAACCACCATGTGGGTCAAAGTGCGATTGTCCTTTTCGAGAGTTACCGCAACGGTATTCTTTCGGGATGGACGGATAATTATGTTCGCACTCATGTGCGTGGTCCCCGGTCCCTTCAGGGTTTCCTCGCTCAGGTGAGATTGATGTCAAATGAGGGTGAGTACGTGGAAGGTGAATTGTTGAATTGAGTCCGTCCCCCTTCGTGAGCATCGCCGGAAACATAGCAGTGGGTAAGACTACGCTGACTCAGATAGTTGCTGACAGACTGGGCTGGCGACCGTATTTCGAGTCCGTTGAGGATAATCCATATCTCCAGGACTTTTATTCAGACATGGAAAGATGGAGTTTCCACCTGCAGGTCTATTTTCTTTCCAAACGTTTTAGAACTCAGAGGGAAATGACCGAAGGAAACAGTCCCGCCATTCAGGATCGGTCCATCTATGAAGATGTGGAAATATTCGCAAGGAATTTGTATGAGTTGGGCCACATGACGGAAAGGGACTGGAACAACTATTCCGACCTTTTCTCAGAAATGACAGCACATTTGGTGAAGCCAACATTGATCGTCTATCTCAAAGCTTCCACAGACACACTCATAACCCGGCTTAAGAAAAGAGGCCGTGGATTTGAAAAAATGGTTTCGCCCGAGTATCTTCACCGCTTGAATATGGCTTA
Above is a genomic segment from Candidatus Neomarinimicrobiota bacterium containing:
- a CDS encoding deoxynucleoside kinase, which translates into the protein MSPSPFVSIAGNIAVGKTTLTQIVADRLGWRPYFESVEDNPYLQDFYSDMERWSFHLQVYFLSKRFRTQREMTEGNSPAIQDRSIYEDVEIFARNLYELGHMTERDWNNYSDLFSEMTAHLVKPTLIVYLKASTDTLITRLKKRGRGFEKMVSPEYLHRLNMAYGQWIRQAREQFSILTVETDEFDVFNDENRLEDILSAVESGCMLD